TACTTCCCTTGCCCTGACAATTTGACTGAGCCAACCGCACGCGTTCTCGCGCTGCTGGTCGACGGGGTGTTTGAACGGATATCGGAGCGCCGCAGCGTGGCGACCGCCTGAGCGCGCCCCAACAACTGTACTGAAGGAAAGGAATTCATAGGGAGACTTTTGGACCACCAGCAAAAAAGCGACGGCGATAGGCCGCTACTCTCCGACAAGAGCGGCTTCAGAAAATGGGCGGAAGCTGGCTTCCTGTCTGATCTCTTGCCGATCATCCCGCCGCACGCGAAGATTTCCTCGGGCTCACAGGTCAAAGACCGGCACCGCGGCAAAACCCCCGGAGTGCGGAATTCGGACGGCACATGGTCGGGGCTCGGTGGCAAATGGCCCGAAGAGCGGTTTTCAACCGTAGCCGAATGTAAAAAATATATCCTGTGGGGCGCCAGCGTCGGGCTACAGGGCCGCAAGTTTCCAGGGCTCGATATCGACGTTGAGAGCGAAGCGATGGCCGGCGCAATCGAGAGCCTGGCCCTTGAGCATTTCGGAATGGCGCCCGTGCGCGTGCGCGAAGGCTCACCGCGGCGCCTCATGGTGTACCGCGTCGCCGAAGGGCACGACACCATTCGAAAGACGCGCTTGGCGTGGAAAGACGCGCAGGGCGTGAAGCACGCCGCCGAGCTCCTGGCGTTCGGCCAACAGTATGTTGTTGAGGGCCCGCACCCGAAGGGCGGCGCGTACCTCTGGCGCCACAACGAAAGCCCGTGCGACTGCGGACCGGCGGAGCTCGCGGAAATCACCAGCGACGCAATCGACGGATTTTTCACGGCGCTGCGGGGGCTGGTGCATAAAAAGGGGTGGGGCGAAATCCAGAAAGGCGCGCTTGCCGGTTCGGGCGTGCCGAGCACGCGCAAGGGTTTGGACGACGCGTCGCTGTGGGCCTCAAAACCGTCGCTGGTGCTTGAAGCGTTGCAGGTATGGCCGAACAGCCCCGACACGCTGCCGTCTCACGACGACTTCGTGACTGCGCTAGCGGCGATCAAGGCGGCCCTCGGGCCGAAGCGGGAAGACTACTATTCGGACGTTCTGGCATGGGCAATGAACAACGACAGCATTCGCCCCGACTACGTGCGCAAGCGCTGGGATAGCATCAACGACGCGGCGCTTGGCGCGGCCTGGCTGTTTGCCACGGCCAAGGCAACGGGCAAATTCGACGGCGAAGCGCAAGAGGATTTTGACGAAGACGGCGATGCGATGATTGCGCAGACGCCGCTTGAAAAGATGATTTCGCGCTATGTGTGGGTTCAGCAGCTAGAACGCTATATCGAATTGGAGACGGGCGCCGCGCTTTCGGGCCGCGCGCTTAACGCTGCCAACGTTCAGATTGCGGCTTTCGGAAACACGGGCGTGAAGAGCGCGGAAGCGCATTTCCAGAACGCGCGCGGCGCGAAGAAAGCGCAGATTGCCACGTTCCGCCCTG
This genomic interval from Bradyrhizobium sp. NP1 contains the following:
- a CDS encoding DUF5906 domain-containing protein is translated as MDHQQKSDGDRPLLSDKSGFRKWAEAGFLSDLLPIIPPHAKISSGSQVKDRHRGKTPGVRNSDGTWSGLGGKWPEERFSTVAECKKYILWGASVGLQGRKFPGLDIDVESEAMAGAIESLALEHFGMAPVRVREGSPRRLMVYRVAEGHDTIRKTRLAWKDAQGVKHAAELLAFGQQYVVEGPHPKGGAYLWRHNESPCDCGPAELAEITSDAIDGFFTALRGLVHKKGWGEIQKGALAGSGVPSTRKGLDDASLWASKPSLVLEALQVWPNSPDTLPSHDDFVTALAAIKAALGPKREDYYSDVLAWAMNNDSIRPDYVRKRWDSINDAALGAAWLFATAKATGKFDGEAQEDFDEDGDAMIAQTPLEKMISRYVWVQQLERYIELETGAALSGRALNAANVQIAAFGNTGVKSAEAHFQNARGAKKAQIATFRPGRPVLIEDENQSGVKVRAVNLWRPSPVAPLEGVTDEMVAPWLEHVTKLFGEPGDPAREHFLNFFGFVMQHPGVKINHAPVILGNQGVGKDTVIAPVLRAAGRHNVSLVKPQELASEFTQFLQAQIIVVSEMMNFAKREIYNQLKDWIAAPPDHVVINKKNQQPFAIPNTQTWIFFTNYDDAIALDPDDRRFWVHRCHLEEPLPETYYTAFYRWINEEQGAAKVAGWLKSRDVSTFNPGARPPTTDAKQQMLDRAQPPALRWLRAQFGEGEPMHGRTIITAEGLITVAREDFAAPDGIDRHAVAALKAEGFKAVRRVRIGSKVRQVWAKGSADLLAQLPPERLRERLEAEGSQTERTGA